One Lactobacillus crispatus DNA segment encodes these proteins:
- a CDS encoding APC family permease, producing MDDLTSTNKMKTITWPVLTLMALCTVIGLDDIMYNFQNQGMPVITSWIIMCLLYVTPYSLMVGQLGSTFDKEGGGLSSWVRGTDGEFLGYFTAWTYWAASIPYAVDSANEIIVDLGWAVTGTKDFQDKIPTSLFAILTFVVFIVFIIVEHHFSNSMEFLSTIGGGLMIIMVILFVILAFFGLVKSGGHMATKNFGFHSIVPNFNLHYWSTVGMLIYAMNGCELVAPYVTKMKKPKTDFPKAMIALAVMTAFLTILGSFALGIYFDANHIPNDLKMNGAYYLFDMLGKQFGMGHFLLYFWAWTSLFFNCALVAVLLDAMTRMLISDTGDKYMPKFLRKKDKNGLPVNGYILTVALSSFIMILGIFLPDMNDIFNWLLNLNSIISPGVTCWIFYSFMRVRKNAKKYPSKYVYIKNDKIAWLVGLALLIVTAVANILGFAPQDVKQGTGLWWYELIINIVAVVVLIGLGAILPGIRRREVEYGVAFDKAQWIWMGILIIGSIILDIWLGSTKLPMRIALIVIEAVVALILTWLVGRRKPANATK from the coding sequence TTGGACGATTTAACTTCAACAAATAAAATGAAGACCATCACTTGGCCTGTTTTGACCCTAATGGCTTTATGTACAGTTATCGGTTTAGACGATATCATGTACAACTTTCAAAACCAAGGGATGCCTGTTATCACCTCTTGGATTATCATGTGTTTACTTTATGTCACACCTTATTCACTAATGGTAGGGCAACTAGGTTCTACTTTTGATAAAGAAGGCGGCGGACTTTCTTCATGGGTACGTGGTACTGACGGTGAATTCTTAGGTTACTTCACGGCTTGGACTTATTGGGCTGCTTCCATTCCTTATGCAGTTGACTCTGCCAATGAAATTATCGTTGACTTGGGTTGGGCTGTAACTGGAACTAAAGACTTTCAAGATAAGATCCCAACTTCACTGTTTGCTATTTTAACTTTTGTAGTGTTTATTGTTTTCATCATCGTCGAACACCACTTTTCTAACTCAATGGAATTTCTTTCCACGATTGGTGGTGGATTGATGATTATCATGGTTATCTTATTCGTGATTTTAGCCTTCTTCGGCTTGGTTAAATCTGGTGGCCATATGGCAACCAAAAACTTTGGCTTCCATTCAATTGTGCCTAACTTCAACTTACACTACTGGTCAACAGTTGGTATGTTGATTTACGCCATGAATGGTTGTGAATTGGTTGCACCATACGTAACCAAGATGAAAAAACCTAAAACTGATTTTCCTAAAGCCATGATTGCTTTAGCCGTAATGACTGCCTTCTTGACTATCTTAGGTTCATTTGCCCTAGGTATTTACTTCGATGCCAACCATATTCCTAATGACTTGAAGATGAATGGTGCTTACTACCTCTTCGATATGTTAGGTAAACAATTCGGCATGGGCCACTTCTTGCTTTACTTCTGGGCTTGGACATCATTGTTCTTCAACTGTGCTTTGGTTGCCGTCTTACTTGACGCAATGACCAGAATGTTGATTTCAGATACTGGCGACAAGTACATGCCTAAATTCTTGCGCAAAAAAGACAAGAACGGCTTACCAGTTAACGGTTATATCCTAACCGTTGCTCTTTCATCATTCATTATGATCTTAGGTATTTTCTTACCTGATATGAATGATATTTTCAATTGGTTATTAAACCTTAACTCAATTATTTCACCAGGTGTAACCTGCTGGATCTTCTACTCATTTATGCGGGTTAGAAAAAACGCCAAGAAGTATCCATCAAAATATGTTTACATTAAGAATGATAAGATTGCCTGGCTAGTTGGTCTTGCACTTTTAATCGTAACTGCTGTCGCCAATATTTTGGGCTTTGCACCACAAGATGTTAAGCAAGGAACTGGCTTATGGTGGTATGAATTAATCATTAATATCGTTGCCGTAGTTGTCTTAATTGGTTTGGGTGCTATCTTACCAGGTATTAGACGTCGTGAAGTTGAATACGGTGTTGCTTTTGATAAAGCTCAATGGATTTGGATGGGAATCTTGATTATCGGTTCAATCATCTTAGATATTTGGTTAGGTAGCACAAAATTACCGATGAGAATTGCTTTGATTGTTATCGAAGCAGTTGTTGCTTTGATTTTGACTTGGTTAGTTGGCCGAAGAAAGCCAGCTAATGCTACGAAATAA
- a CDS encoding alpha/beta hydrolase, producing the protein MNRKHIKRFWVTIEIIVAVLVAFIGVGEAYFFNVAFVPGKKAVLNKYSSKNKKDPLAEKKRWYEDAKKQRWYIKSNTGDYRLDANYIPKKNSDKTVVLLHGFTNNKDTMGPYAAMFHQMGYNVLMPDARAHGQSQGKYIGYGWPEKYDVRKWVRKLIAEEGKKQKIVIFGVSMGGATTMMASGIKMPSQVKAYIEDCGYTSVRDEFLHEAKDIYHLPGPVGPFFVNGLSVIAKANLGFYLGDASAVNSVEKNNKPMLFIHGGKDPFVPTKMVYANYKAAKGPKQLWIAKKAKHARSFETYPREYQRRVSEFLKKYV; encoded by the coding sequence TTGAATAGAAAACACATAAAGAGATTTTGGGTGACGATTGAAATTATCGTTGCTGTATTAGTTGCGTTCATTGGAGTAGGAGAAGCATATTTTTTCAATGTGGCCTTTGTGCCTGGTAAAAAAGCTGTTTTGAATAAATACTCGAGTAAAAATAAAAAAGATCCGTTAGCGGAGAAGAAGCGCTGGTATGAAGATGCTAAAAAACAGAGATGGTATATTAAGTCTAATACTGGTGATTATCGGCTAGATGCAAATTATATTCCGAAGAAAAATTCTGATAAGACGGTTGTTTTGTTGCACGGCTTTACCAATAACAAGGATACGATGGGACCGTATGCAGCAATGTTCCATCAAATGGGTTATAACGTGTTGATGCCAGACGCGCGTGCACATGGGCAAAGTCAGGGAAAATATATTGGCTATGGTTGGCCTGAAAAGTATGATGTGCGTAAATGGGTGAGAAAGTTGATTGCTGAGGAAGGCAAAAAGCAGAAGATTGTCATCTTCGGTGTCAGCATGGGTGGAGCCACGACGATGATGGCAAGTGGTATTAAGATGCCGAGCCAGGTTAAGGCTTATATTGAAGATTGTGGCTATACTAGTGTTAGGGATGAATTTTTGCATGAAGCTAAGGATATTTATCATTTGCCCGGTCCAGTTGGTCCATTTTTTGTGAATGGATTGAGTGTTATTGCTAAAGCAAATCTAGGCTTTTATTTAGGGGATGCTTCGGCGGTTAATTCTGTCGAGAAAAACAATAAGCCAATGTTGTTTATTCATGGTGGGAAAGATCCGTTTGTGCCGACGAAAATGGTTTATGCAAACTACAAGGCAGCTAAAGGACCAAAACAGTTGTGGATTGCTAAAAAGGCAAAACATGCTCGTTCTTTTGAGACATACCCTAGAGAATATCAACGTCGTGTAAGTGAATTTTTGAAAAAATATGTATAA